Proteins encoded in a region of the Vibrio sp. CB1-14 genome:
- a CDS encoding glycosyltransferase family 2 protein produces MQVADSTPINLHVDHLYLSSSILLLSGWFVAEEFTENVRLFHKQDELNQHTLLVPRMDVVAALNLTDETFCSGFVCIADVSHCDDDIEISINGHITSLSAFDGSLCDNPEHILQATGALRSQFLAQIDQQSIAAQTEKARSCIDVCELLDGNLLLLDGWVLDESYVDAVVTNVFGEKQDLTFNTIRFARPDVSEELELLDVSQKIGISIVSRLTIATQGLSVELRSRNSQPFEVTVKSSDRKLESQPLLKKQLDRTDVYQKDFLNSGCRNISNVVQAIWNSEEKNAGLESVTTMKVYGRDIPEPMVSIIIPIYGRYDFIQHQMLAFSEDVDMHNHEIIYVLDDPKIEREFGIAANGVFQAFKYSFKTVYAGLNLGFSGANNLGASIAKGKYILALNSDVMPTTTGWLSRLVAKYQQTDDCGVLGTRLVYEDDTLQHLGMEYVQDPYYPGIWMNQHPYKGMPSSLFPSQQVRSVESVTGACMLMEKALFDKVNGFDTGYVIGDFEDSDLCLKVSEQDKKIYLDSEEKLVHLERLSQSLVDSGDWKFKLTILNGTRQRNKWDKKILEVKAANA; encoded by the coding sequence GTGCAAGTCGCAGACTCTACCCCCATAAATCTTCATGTCGATCACCTCTATTTATCATCATCAATCTTGTTACTTTCCGGTTGGTTTGTAGCTGAAGAGTTCACAGAGAATGTTCGTTTGTTTCACAAGCAAGATGAGTTGAATCAGCATACATTGCTTGTTCCCAGAATGGATGTTGTAGCGGCTCTAAACTTAACGGATGAGACTTTTTGTTCCGGCTTTGTTTGTATAGCAGATGTTTCTCATTGCGACGATGATATCGAGATTTCAATTAATGGACATATAACCTCGCTGTCAGCTTTTGATGGAAGTCTATGTGACAACCCCGAACACATCTTACAGGCTACGGGGGCATTACGAAGTCAATTTTTAGCTCAAATTGACCAGCAGAGTATTGCCGCTCAAACAGAAAAAGCACGAAGCTGCATTGACGTATGCGAACTATTAGATGGTAATTTGTTGCTTCTGGATGGTTGGGTTTTGGATGAAAGTTATGTTGATGCCGTTGTCACTAATGTCTTTGGAGAGAAGCAAGACCTTACTTTCAATACGATTCGCTTTGCGCGGCCAGATGTTTCGGAAGAGTTAGAGCTTTTGGATGTAAGTCAAAAAATTGGCATTAGTATAGTCAGTAGGTTGACTATTGCTACACAAGGGTTGAGTGTTGAATTGCGCTCTAGGAATAGTCAGCCTTTTGAGGTGACGGTTAAATCAAGTGACAGAAAGCTGGAATCGCAACCCTTACTCAAAAAGCAACTAGACAGAACAGATGTATACCAAAAGGACTTTCTAAATTCTGGATGTAGAAACATCTCAAATGTTGTTCAGGCTATCTGGAACTCTGAGGAAAAAAATGCCGGATTAGAGTCAGTAACGACGATGAAAGTATACGGTCGAGATATTCCCGAGCCCATGGTTTCCATTATCATTCCAATATATGGTCGCTACGATTTTATACAGCATCAGATGCTCGCATTTAGTGAGGATGTTGATATGCACAATCATGAAATCATCTATGTTCTTGATGACCCCAAGATTGAGAGAGAGTTTGGGATTGCGGCCAATGGTGTTTTCCAAGCATTCAAATATAGCTTTAAAACCGTATATGCGGGGCTAAACCTTGGTTTTTCTGGTGCAAATAACCTTGGGGCTAGCATTGCTAAGGGCAAATACATATTGGCACTCAACTCGGATGTTATGCCAACGACGACAGGATGGCTTTCCCGTTTAGTAGCTAAATATCAGCAGACTGACGATTGTGGCGTGTTAGGTACACGCTTGGTATATGAAGATGATACCTTGCAACACTTGGGGATGGAGTATGTTCAGGACCCATATTACCCGGGCATATGGATGAACCAGCATCCTTATAAAGGTATGCCATCTTCACTTTTTCCATCTCAACAAGTGCGATCTGTTGAATCTGTGACAGGGGCATGCATGCTAATGGAAAAGGCTTTGTTTGACAAAGTTAATGGATTCGACACTGGTTACGTTATTGGTGATTTTGAAGATTCTGACTTGTGCTTAAAAGTATCTGAGCAGGACAAGAAAATATATCTCGATTCTGAAGAAAAGCTTGTCCACTTGGAACGTTTGTCGCAAAGCCTAGTGGATAGTGGGGACTGGAAGTTTAAATTAACCATTTTGAATGGTACACGACAAAGAAATAAGTGGGATAAAAAAATTTTAGAGGTAAAGGCAGCCAATGCGTAA
- a CDS encoding glycosyltransferase family 4 protein: MRKVLVIAHGHPELNKGGGEQAAYHFYKECLKQGDDAYFLARTDAIPHGGAAFSIINPPREILMHTTHDDHFLFSNIKTRHLWGDFKGLLEKIQPEVIYIHHYFHLGIEVIKVIKDTLPNCKIVMTLHEYHAICANGGLMKKSSGELCYRSGTLDCSRCFKGSTFGPGEFYLRKRYIQTFFKLIDHFVSPSAFLKKRYVEWGIASEKITVIENGQPTLNISESEKGSSDSLSLCYIGQINPNKGLDVLLEAITLLPEEIKQRVQVDVHGSGLENQSPDYQKKIQKLVKKSKKSVRLHGRYQAEDVGNILSSAQWLIVPSIWWENSPMVIQESLNCGVPLIVSDIGGMAEKVENNVTGLHFRVGKPLALANRIVQIAEDKDLHTQLASNITPPLSLADAYKKTMDIVKQC; encoded by the coding sequence ATGCGTAAAGTACTAGTCATCGCTCACGGACACCCTGAATTGAATAAAGGTGGGGGAGAGCAGGCCGCATATCACTTCTACAAGGAGTGTTTAAAACAAGGTGATGATGCTTATTTTTTAGCAAGAACCGATGCTATTCCACATGGTGGAGCTGCTTTTTCCATTATCAATCCACCAAGAGAGATTCTCATGCATACCACGCATGATGACCACTTTTTATTTTCTAACATCAAAACTCGCCATTTGTGGGGTGACTTTAAGGGGTTGCTTGAAAAAATACAGCCTGAGGTTATCTATATTCATCATTATTTCCACCTTGGTATTGAAGTAATAAAAGTAATTAAGGACACACTTCCAAATTGCAAGATTGTAATGACACTACATGAGTATCATGCAATATGTGCGAACGGTGGGTTAATGAAAAAGAGCAGCGGTGAGCTTTGTTATCGTTCAGGTACTTTAGATTGTAGCCGTTGCTTTAAAGGATCTACGTTTGGTCCAGGCGAGTTTTATCTCAGAAAGCGTTATATCCAGACCTTCTTTAAATTAATTGATCACTTTGTTAGCCCTTCTGCATTTCTAAAAAAAAGGTACGTAGAGTGGGGGATCGCAAGTGAAAAGATCACGGTTATAGAGAATGGTCAGCCGACACTGAATATTTCCGAATCTGAAAAAGGAAGTTCAGACTCGCTAAGTCTCTGTTATATAGGGCAGATTAACCCTAATAAAGGGCTTGATGTGCTTTTAGAAGCCATCACTCTATTACCAGAAGAGATAAAACAACGTGTTCAGGTTGATGTTCATGGTTCTGGGCTTGAAAACCAGAGTCCTGACTATCAAAAAAAGATACAGAAACTGGTTAAGAAAAGTAAGAAATCAGTAAGATTGCATGGGCGATATCAAGCGGAAGACGTCGGTAACATTCTGAGTTCGGCTCAATGGCTAATCGTCCCTTCTATTTGGTGGGAAAACTCACCGATGGTCATTCAAGAATCTTTGAACTGTGGTGTACCACTTATTGTGAGCGACATTGGTGGAATGGCCGAGAAAGTAGAAAACAATGTAACAGGTTTGCACTTTAGAGTAGGTAAGCCCCTGGCTTTGGCTAATCGAATCGTCCAGATTGCTGAAGATAAAGATCTCCACACTCAGCTTGCAAGTAACATTACACCACCTCTGAGTCTCGCTGACGCCTACAAGAAAACAATGGATATTGTAAAGCAATGTTAA